A section of the Sporichthyaceae bacterium genome encodes:
- a CDS encoding TIGR03857 family LLM class F420-dependent oxidoreductase, which yields MTTTIEAPTWAGPQLRGMTPCGPLIPEIGICLLGGRTQDPVRALEEVVEAEELGLSAVWIAERFDSKELAVLCSAMAARTKHIRLGFGSIAVGSRNPVYTAATGTTFQGLFGDRLMMGLARGLGAVLNNQGMSVPTMAGYEDYIDILHALFAGQTVDYDGPLGRFPHARLVDIPSAPRPTMWNSSWVPGPKALELTARKFDGLFLGTELTVEATRKIVDRARHECRRIGRDPDSLHVANWCMISPDLPPEEEMLLINARMVTHLSFPGIGDRLVEENGWDRREMDEALGRKEISRDGIIADQAYTREQLVAAGAALPREWIETGCIIGSAEHCAGRIREYLDAGVHHVVLHGASPAQVAPVLAHWAA from the coding sequence GTGACGACCACGATCGAAGCGCCGACGTGGGCCGGGCCGCAGTTGCGTGGGATGACGCCCTGCGGGCCGTTGATCCCGGAGATCGGGATCTGCCTGCTGGGTGGGCGTACCCAGGACCCCGTTCGGGCCCTCGAGGAGGTGGTCGAGGCCGAGGAGTTGGGACTGTCCGCCGTCTGGATCGCCGAACGCTTCGACTCCAAGGAATTGGCCGTGCTGTGCTCGGCGATGGCCGCACGCACGAAGCACATCCGGCTCGGGTTCGGTTCCATCGCGGTCGGCAGTCGTAACCCCGTCTACACCGCGGCCACCGGGACCACGTTCCAGGGGCTGTTCGGCGACCGGTTGATGATGGGTCTGGCGCGTGGCCTGGGGGCGGTGCTGAACAACCAAGGAATGTCGGTGCCGACCATGGCCGGGTACGAGGATTACATCGACATCCTGCACGCACTGTTCGCCGGGCAGACCGTCGATTACGACGGCCCGCTGGGCCGGTTCCCGCACGCCCGACTCGTCGACATCCCGTCCGCGCCGCGGCCCACGATGTGGAACTCCAGTTGGGTTCCCGGCCCCAAGGCGTTGGAGCTGACCGCCCGCAAGTTCGACGGGCTGTTCCTGGGCACCGAACTGACGGTCGAGGCAACCCGGAAGATCGTCGATCGAGCCCGCCACGAATGCCGCAGGATCGGGCGCGATCCCGATTCGCTGCACGTGGCCAATTGGTGCATGATCTCGCCCGATCTTCCGCCGGAGGAGGAAATGCTGCTCATCAACGCCCGGATGGTCACGCACCTGTCCTTCCCCGGCATCGGTGATCGCCTCGTCGAGGAGAACGGCTGGGACCGACGCGAGATGGACGAGGCGCTGGGCCGCAAGGAGATCAGCCGCGACGGGATCATCGCCGATCAGGCCTACACGCGGGAGCAACTGGTCGCGGCCGGGGCGGCCCTGCCGCGCGAGTGGATCGAGACCGGGTGCATCATCGGGTCGGCCGAGCACTGCGCAGGCCGGATCCGGGAATACCTCGACGCCGGCGTGCATCACGTCGTCCTGCACGGCGCCTCACCGGCGCAGGTGGCACCGGTTCTTGCCCACTGGGCAGCTTGA
- a CDS encoding TetR/AcrR family transcriptional regulator, producing the protein MSSRTGAVPDPKRQTRLRMAPEEREAEILAVARGLLREVGYEKFLPAEVARRCEVSEGLVYRYFPTKRDLLARVAQEWLAEVLVHEPDMDTCGSAAEGLRAVVDYAFEVIRAEPALTRYILLQLRAEADFRGSAVHLLNRRLTEHFTRVVEAAVAGGEYRDDVPLPVIRDMIFGAIEHQTWAYLRGEGDFPPRKVAAGIADVIHKGMLVRRAPKRRKA; encoded by the coding sequence ATGAGCAGCCGCACCGGAGCCGTCCCGGACCCGAAACGGCAGACCCGATTGCGGATGGCACCGGAGGAGCGAGAGGCCGAGATCCTCGCCGTCGCCCGGGGTCTGCTGCGTGAGGTCGGGTACGAAAAGTTCCTGCCCGCTGAGGTGGCCCGCCGCTGCGAGGTCTCCGAGGGCCTGGTCTACCGCTACTTCCCTACCAAGCGGGACCTGTTGGCCCGGGTGGCGCAGGAGTGGCTGGCCGAGGTGTTGGTGCACGAGCCGGACATGGATACCTGCGGCTCGGCGGCCGAGGGCCTGCGAGCAGTTGTGGACTACGCGTTCGAAGTCATCCGCGCCGAACCTGCTCTGACCCGCTACATCCTGCTGCAACTGCGAGCGGAAGCCGATTTCCGCGGCAGCGCGGTGCATCTGCTCAACCGGCGCCTGACCGAACACTTCACCAGGGTGGTCGAGGCGGCAGTCGCCGGCGGGGAATACCGCGACGACGTGCCGCTGCCGGTGATCCGGGACATGATCTTCGGTGCCATCGAGCACCAGACCTGGGCCTACCTGCGCGGCGAGGGTGACTTCCCGCCGCGCAAGGTCGCCGCAGGAATCGCCGATGTCATCCACAAGGGCATGCTGGTCCGGCGGGCCCCCAAACGGCGGAAGGCGTGA
- a CDS encoding AMP-binding protein: MSTTTPLRLPPLAQRRAALESRHPTWVPRTLHGSLDEAARLWPDRPYVITDWADWTYADIRDRSIRLAAALIASGVRPGEHVAVVMANCPEFVAVKYAISRVGAAAVPVNFLNRRDELAHVLADSQAALLIVMDQHRDLDYLGMLDEIIPDWPRHGGGTRLPNLREVVVFDTHGTLLPSGTRSLAEVEAAAPAAMMMPIVGPESVADLIYTSGTTGGPKGVLLTHDMLLRTAYAAAYARGFQDGRRIHFALPMYHVFGYVEGMLPVTFVGGAIIPHVAFDPQASLDAIENHRANDMLAIPLMTRAVLDAQLERVAAGHPAELSSLTSLLSSGTASPPGLWDRIDTELGCREITTGYGMSETTASTTVTRPDDPPARRRGTNGRPRDAGAAGDPRLGGRLVVHRCVDPRTGLDVGRSAIGELQAFGPGVTPGYWNKPEATAAAFTADGWLRTGDLASIDDDEYVVLLGRANDCYRCGGEQVVPKDAEDVLLSHPAVAQAHVVPVADPRMGEAGAAFVVARPGLEVSADELGAWAAQRLARFKVPRHFFLVEAGEIPLTASGRPRKFLLAQQAESLLQKGVSG, from the coding sequence ATGTCGACAACCACCCCACTTCGGCTGCCGCCCCTGGCACAGCGCCGCGCCGCACTCGAGAGCCGCCACCCCACCTGGGTGCCACGCACCCTGCACGGGTCCCTGGACGAGGCCGCCCGGCTGTGGCCCGATCGCCCTTACGTGATCACCGACTGGGCCGACTGGACCTACGCGGACATCCGCGACCGTTCGATCCGGCTGGCCGCCGCGCTGATCGCCTCCGGGGTCCGGCCCGGCGAGCACGTCGCGGTGGTCATGGCCAACTGCCCGGAATTCGTCGCGGTGAAGTACGCCATCTCCCGGGTCGGTGCCGCAGCGGTACCGGTCAACTTCCTGAACCGACGCGACGAATTGGCCCACGTGCTCGCCGACTCCCAGGCGGCACTACTGATCGTGATGGACCAGCACCGCGACCTGGACTACCTGGGCATGCTCGACGAGATCATCCCCGACTGGCCCCGCCACGGCGGCGGAACCCGACTGCCGAACCTGCGCGAGGTGGTGGTCTTCGACACCCACGGCACGCTGCTGCCGTCCGGCACGCGTTCGTTGGCCGAAGTGGAGGCCGCTGCACCTGCGGCGATGATGATGCCGATCGTCGGTCCGGAGTCGGTCGCCGACCTGATCTACACCTCGGGCACCACCGGCGGGCCGAAAGGCGTCCTGCTCACCCACGACATGCTGCTGCGAACCGCTTACGCCGCCGCCTACGCGCGGGGGTTCCAGGACGGTCGCCGCATCCATTTCGCGCTGCCCATGTATCACGTGTTCGGCTACGTCGAAGGGATGCTGCCGGTCACGTTCGTGGGCGGCGCGATCATCCCGCACGTCGCCTTCGACCCGCAGGCCAGTCTGGATGCGATCGAGAACCATCGCGCCAATGACATGCTCGCCATCCCGCTGATGACCCGAGCCGTGCTGGACGCTCAGTTGGAACGCGTCGCGGCCGGGCACCCGGCAGAGCTGTCGTCGCTGACCTCGTTGCTCTCCTCCGGCACGGCCTCGCCCCCGGGGCTGTGGGACCGCATCGACACCGAACTCGGCTGCCGGGAGATCACCACCGGCTACGGCATGTCGGAGACCACGGCGTCGACCACCGTGACCCGCCCCGACGACCCGCCCGCGCGGCGGCGCGGCACCAACGGCCGCCCACGCGACGCCGGTGCGGCCGGAGACCCGCGACTGGGCGGGCGCCTGGTCGTGCACCGCTGTGTCGACCCGCGGACCGGCCTGGATGTCGGACGCAGCGCGATCGGTGAACTGCAGGCCTTCGGGCCGGGAGTCACTCCCGGCTACTGGAACAAGCCCGAGGCGACCGCCGCGGCGTTCACCGCCGACGGCTGGCTTCGCACCGGGGACCTCGCCAGCATCGACGACGACGAGTACGTCGTGCTGCTGGGCCGGGCCAACGACTGCTATCGCTGCGGCGGGGAGCAGGTCGTCCCCAAGGACGCCGAGGACGTGCTGCTGTCCCACCCCGCCGTGGCGCAGGCCCACGTCGTACCGGTGGCCGATCCCAGGATGGGCGAGGCCGGCGCGGCGTTCGTAGTCGCCAGGCCCGGGCTCGAGGTGAGCGCCGACGAACTTGGCGCGTGGGCGGCGCAACGGTTGGCGCGCTTCAAGGTGCCCCGGCACTTCTTCCTCGTCGAGGCCGGGGAGATCCCGCTCACCGCGAGCGGGCGTCCCAGGAAGTTCCTGCTGGCACAACAGGCGGAATCGCTGCTGCAGAAAGGTGTTTCCGGATGA
- a CDS encoding nuclear transport factor 2 family protein yields MSTLTLEQRVQALEDRNAVIELAASYNRGVDSYDENLWMSVFHPDAEYLIGDTFGNHFGHAQIRAILHTLRDYFVEIHHYATNIVVELDGDSARMLVDSDVTATDRKGRALMLAASYIDTCERREGKWAFSKRDITLHYATPVDTPWSNDPASRFVLDA; encoded by the coding sequence ATGAGCACCCTCACCCTCGAGCAACGCGTCCAGGCACTGGAGGACCGCAACGCGGTCATCGAACTGGCCGCCTCGTACAACCGTGGGGTCGACTCCTACGACGAAAACCTCTGGATGTCGGTGTTCCACCCCGACGCCGAGTATCTGATCGGGGACACCTTCGGCAACCACTTCGGCCATGCGCAGATCCGGGCGATCCTGCACACACTGCGGGACTACTTCGTCGAGATCCACCACTACGCCACGAACATCGTGGTCGAGCTTGACGGTGACAGCGCCAGGATGCTCGTCGACTCCGACGTGACGGCGACCGACCGCAAGGGCCGCGCCCTGATGCTCGCCGCCTCCTACATCGACACCTGCGAACGTCGCGAAGGAAAGTGGGCGTTCAGCAAGCGGGACATCACGCTGCACTATGCGACCCCGGTGGACACGCCGTGGAGCAACGACCCCGCCTCGCGGTTCGTGCTGGACGCCTGA
- a CDS encoding LLM class flavin-dependent oxidoreductase translates to MRLGLLQVMQNWHKDLTDHQTWQNEIGMALEAERLGFESVWCVEHHFERYGMCGDNMQYLSYLAGRTSTINLVPGAVILPWNDPLRVIEKMAMLEYVAPGRVGFGVGRGLAKCEYRGMRQDMNESRERFDEAIEMILRGLDTGIAENDGTYYQQPRVEVRPRPLKGYRDSFYCVAMSPDSQMAAARCGATMMTFIQHAIENHVPGIDAWREEYAKHNPGRPVPAPKLTDVTLCHEDAEEAERLAHEYIGVHFGTVMEHYDFAGDHFKDTKGYEAYQQGADLIKAAGLDGARTAYIDAQNWGTPEQIIEKYHERRRVAGEFEPLVVLSYAGMPDDVARNSLRLFGKKIAPAIRNFAAVPAGV, encoded by the coding sequence ATGAGGCTCGGACTCCTGCAGGTCATGCAGAACTGGCACAAGGATCTGACGGACCATCAGACCTGGCAGAACGAGATCGGGATGGCCCTGGAGGCCGAGCGTCTCGGGTTCGAGTCCGTCTGGTGCGTCGAGCACCACTTCGAGCGCTACGGCATGTGCGGGGACAACATGCAGTACCTGTCCTACCTGGCCGGGCGCACCTCGACGATCAACCTGGTGCCGGGCGCGGTCATCCTGCCCTGGAACGACCCACTGCGGGTCATCGAGAAGATGGCGATGCTCGAGTACGTCGCGCCCGGGCGGGTGGGCTTCGGCGTCGGACGTGGACTGGCCAAGTGCGAGTACCGCGGGATGCGCCAGGACATGAACGAGTCGCGGGAGCGGTTCGACGAGGCAATCGAGATGATCCTTCGTGGCCTGGACACCGGGATCGCGGAGAACGACGGCACTTACTACCAGCAACCCAGGGTCGAGGTCCGCCCACGGCCGTTGAAGGGCTACCGCGACAGCTTCTACTGCGTGGCGATGTCGCCGGACTCGCAGATGGCCGCGGCCCGCTGCGGGGCGACCATGATGACGTTCATCCAGCACGCCATCGAGAACCACGTCCCGGGCATCGACGCCTGGCGCGAGGAGTACGCCAAGCACAACCCCGGCCGACCGGTGCCGGCTCCGAAGCTCACCGACGTCACACTGTGCCACGAGGACGCCGAGGAGGCCGAGCGTCTGGCGCACGAGTACATCGGCGTCCACTTCGGCACGGTCATGGAGCACTACGATTTCGCCGGCGACCATTTCAAGGACACCAAGGGCTACGAGGCCTACCAGCAGGGTGCGGACCTGATCAAGGCCGCCGGGCTCGACGGGGCCCGGACCGCCTACATCGACGCGCAGAACTGGGGAACGCCCGAGCAGATCATCGAGAAGTATCACGAGCGTCGGCGGGTTGCCGGTGAGTTCGAACCGCTGGTGGTCCTGTCCTACGCCGGGATGCCGGACGACGTCGCCCGAAACAGCCTGCGTCTGTTCGGCAAGAAGATCGCCCCGGCGATCCGGAACTTCGCCGCGGTACCGGCCGGGGTCTGA
- a CDS encoding TetR/AcrR family transcriptional regulator, whose translation MSSELALPPRSRGRRQRAAPTREAIAESMRELLKTRRLEAVTVAEIVELAQVSRQTFYSHFETKYSVVAALVEDMGETIFERWEHFFAEDGPIDEAELRELGLVTLGRWREQATLFSATIEGWHNDREVHDVWNAVLERFAAALAERVERVREPQAGDDMLFPVLISLYERSVYLAVSAPEGPLGRSDEELAEVLAHVWLRSLNLA comes from the coding sequence ATGTCCAGCGAGTTGGCCCTCCCGCCGCGGTCGCGTGGCCGCCGACAGCGGGCCGCGCCGACCCGTGAGGCGATAGCCGAGTCGATGCGTGAACTGCTGAAGACCCGTCGGCTCGAGGCGGTCACCGTCGCGGAGATAGTCGAGCTGGCGCAGGTCTCCCGGCAGACGTTCTACTCGCACTTCGAGACCAAGTACTCGGTCGTCGCAGCGCTGGTCGAGGACATGGGCGAGACGATCTTCGAGCGGTGGGAGCATTTCTTCGCCGAGGACGGCCCGATCGACGAGGCTGAACTCCGGGAACTCGGGCTGGTCACCCTCGGGCGCTGGCGCGAGCAGGCGACGCTGTTCTCGGCGACCATCGAGGGTTGGCACAACGACCGGGAGGTCCACGACGTCTGGAACGCCGTCCTGGAGCGTTTCGCGGCGGCGCTGGCCGAGCGGGTCGAGCGAGTCCGTGAACCGCAGGCGGGCGACGACATGCTGTTCCCGGTGCTGATCTCCCTCTACGAGCGTTCGGTGTACCTGGCCGTCAGCGCTCCCGAAGGCCCGCTCGGTCGCTCCGACGAGGAGCTGGCCGAGGTGCTGGCGCACGTCTGGTTGCGTTCGCTGAATCTCGCCTGA
- a CDS encoding NAD(P)/FAD-dependent oxidoreductase, whose amino-acid sequence MSEVDVLVVGAGFAGLRALHTLRAAGRQVAVLEAGDGIGGVWYVNRYPGARCDVESYDYSYSFSPELEQEWRWTQRYATQPEILRYIEHVADRFDLRRDVHLGRRVTRAQWDDSEGRWELTTEAGERWTAPFVIWAVGNLSTTKQPELSGQADFGGRILHTAHWPHQDVDVTGLRVGVIGTGSSGMQSTPILARPAAHLTVFQRTPNFSVPAVHRAISEEEDAAVKADYAARRTRILASPSGLGFRPRREATLEVAEAERNAVFEQAWQGAGFGFGLAFRDLLIDESANSLAADFIRAKVAGIVIDPGSRELLSPRDHPFGAKRPVVDDGYYATFNRDNVSLVDIRTDPIVRLDESGVVLASGTAHGLDLLVMATGFDAITGSLLRPEIVGRDGLTLGQKWAAGPITYLGLGTNGFPNMFTIAGAGSPGLLINVLVGIEQHVDWIADLLAEMDERGATRVEAAQVAEQEWGAHLLSRAEQTLYPKARSYYMGDEVPGKPRVFMLYTGGLRDYRRILAECVADSYAGFEFDKD is encoded by the coding sequence ATGTCCGAGGTCGATGTCCTGGTCGTGGGAGCCGGATTCGCCGGCCTGCGCGCGCTGCACACGCTGCGCGCCGCGGGCCGGCAGGTCGCGGTGCTCGAGGCCGGGGACGGCATCGGCGGGGTCTGGTACGTCAACCGCTATCCCGGGGCACGCTGCGACGTCGAGAGTTACGACTACTCCTACTCCTTCTCCCCGGAGTTGGAGCAGGAATGGCGCTGGACCCAGCGCTACGCCACCCAGCCGGAGATCCTGCGTTACATCGAGCACGTCGCCGACCGCTTCGACCTGCGGCGCGACGTCCACCTCGGACGCCGGGTCACCCGTGCGCAGTGGGACGACTCCGAAGGCCGGTGGGAACTGACCACCGAGGCGGGCGAGCGGTGGACCGCGCCGTTCGTGATCTGGGCGGTCGGCAACCTGTCGACCACCAAGCAACCCGAACTGTCCGGCCAGGCGGACTTCGGCGGCCGGATACTGCACACCGCCCACTGGCCCCACCAGGACGTGGACGTGACCGGGCTGCGGGTCGGGGTGATCGGCACCGGTTCCTCGGGGATGCAGTCGACACCGATCCTGGCGAGGCCCGCCGCTCATCTGACGGTGTTTCAGCGGACCCCCAACTTCAGCGTGCCCGCGGTGCACCGGGCGATCTCGGAGGAGGAGGACGCCGCAGTAAAGGCCGACTACGCAGCCCGGCGCACCCGGATCCTGGCCTCACCCAGTGGGCTGGGATTCCGGCCACGCCGTGAGGCGACCCTCGAGGTCGCCGAGGCCGAGCGGAACGCCGTGTTCGAGCAGGCCTGGCAGGGCGCCGGCTTCGGCTTCGGTCTGGCGTTCCGTGACCTGTTGATCGACGAGTCCGCCAACAGCCTGGCGGCCGACTTCATCCGGGCCAAGGTCGCCGGAATCGTGATCGACCCGGGCTCCCGGGAACTGCTAAGCCCTCGCGATCACCCGTTCGGGGCCAAGCGGCCGGTCGTCGACGACGGGTACTACGCGACGTTCAACCGGGACAACGTCAGCCTCGTCGACATCCGAACCGACCCAATCGTGCGGCTGGACGAGTCAGGGGTGGTCCTGGCGTCCGGGACCGCCCACGGCCTCGACCTGCTGGTCATGGCTACGGGTTTCGACGCGATCACCGGTTCGCTGCTGCGCCCGGAGATCGTCGGCCGCGACGGACTGACCCTGGGTCAGAAATGGGCAGCGGGTCCGATCACCTATCTGGGGCTGGGCACAAACGGATTTCCCAACATGTTCACGATCGCCGGGGCGGGCAGTCCCGGGCTGCTGATCAACGTGTTGGTCGGTATCGAACAGCACGTCGACTGGATCGCCGATCTTCTTGCCGAGATGGACGAACGCGGCGCCACCCGCGTGGAGGCCGCCCAGGTCGCCGAGCAGGAATGGGGAGCCCACCTGCTGTCCCGGGCCGAGCAGACCCTCTACCCGAAGGCACGCTCCTACTACATGGGCGACGAGGTCCCGGGCAAACCGCGGGTGTTCATGCTCTACACCGGGGGGTTGCGCGACTACCGGCGGATCCTGGCCGAGTGCGTTGCCGATTCCTACGCCGGCTTCGAGTTCGACAAGGACTGA
- a CDS encoding phosphotransferase family protein, with the protein MSSRTCTWVEERIAALDSRHPTETVNAQVLGEKLRRRGQVRHASRSLHDVAGQLEKVLATNLDGPFTVSGLGRLAGGASKEQFAFDLEWSEGSATRQERLVLRLNPPASVVETSRQREYEVLRALHGLVPVPQPYWAITSREPFGEYGIICAFRPGVAAPTKGGGGPSGLGTAYGELAPHLGEQFVDHLAALHALDTDTLDLPSFDRPRVGTTEAADWRIALWDRVWEEDTFEAHPTITLTREWLWANRPILDRVSLVHGDYRNGNFLFDEDAVAITAILDWELAYLGDRHHDLAYLMLVGWGQDDAATGKYLCSGLLAAETLIARYEAKSGLTVDPDRLRYYTVLNMYWAMVACSATSTRIAQEQMTHLDVMMPFVTGLGMFFSHELNKILAEA; encoded by the coding sequence ATGTCGTCGAGAACCTGCACCTGGGTCGAGGAGCGAATTGCGGCGTTGGACTCGCGCCATCCGACCGAGACGGTGAATGCGCAGGTGCTGGGCGAGAAACTGCGCAGACGAGGCCAGGTCCGCCATGCGAGCCGCAGTCTGCACGACGTGGCGGGGCAACTGGAGAAGGTCCTCGCGACCAACCTCGACGGGCCCTTCACCGTCTCCGGGCTGGGACGGCTCGCCGGCGGCGCGTCCAAGGAACAGTTCGCCTTCGACCTGGAATGGTCGGAAGGTTCGGCGACCCGGCAAGAACGCCTGGTGCTGCGGCTCAATCCACCGGCCTCGGTCGTGGAGACCTCGCGACAACGCGAGTACGAGGTGCTGCGCGCACTCCATGGCCTCGTACCGGTTCCGCAGCCTTACTGGGCCATCACCTCGCGGGAGCCGTTCGGCGAGTACGGGATCATCTGCGCCTTCCGGCCCGGGGTCGCCGCCCCGACCAAAGGCGGTGGTGGACCGTCGGGCCTGGGGACCGCCTACGGAGAACTGGCTCCCCACCTCGGCGAGCAGTTCGTCGACCACCTCGCGGCGTTGCACGCGCTGGACACCGACACCCTCGACCTTCCCTCCTTCGATCGTCCCCGTGTCGGCACGACCGAAGCGGCCGACTGGCGCATTGCGCTGTGGGACCGGGTCTGGGAGGAGGACACCTTCGAGGCCCACCCGACCATCACCCTGACCCGGGAATGGCTTTGGGCCAACCGGCCGATCCTCGACCGGGTCTCCTTGGTGCATGGCGACTACCGGAACGGCAACTTCCTGTTCGACGAGGATGCCGTCGCGATCACGGCGATCCTGGACTGGGAACTGGCCTATCTGGGCGACCGGCACCACGACCTGGCCTATCTGATGCTGGTGGGCTGGGGCCAGGACGACGCGGCCACCGGGAAGTACCTGTGCAGCGGGTTGCTGGCCGCGGAGACCTTGATCGCCAGGTACGAGGCGAAGTCTGGGCTGACGGTGGATCCGGACCGGTTGCGTTACTACACCGTCCTGAACATGTACTGGGCGATGGTTGCCTGCTCGGCCACGTCCACGCGCATAGCTCAGGAGCAGATGACGCACCTGGACGTGATGATGCCGTTCGTGACCGGCCTGGGGATGTTCTTCTCGCACGAACTGAACAAGATCCTCGCGGAGGCCTGA
- a CDS encoding AMP-binding protein: MLVESYWPGDTTQPLLDVTLSDLLRAAASTCPDRVAVVEGTPDPETRRRWTYRELLAGAERVARSLLAHFEPGERVAVYAANCPEWLLLQHGMSLAGLLLVPLNPAYKREEVAAILSSCQAAGIFFGPPFRDNDLSANVEATALPHLRVRVPLSELDDFLADAHAATTLPVVSPGDALQVQYTSGTTGVPKGAVLHHRGVVNTSRYVALRAGFRDGGVWLNAMPMFHIGGSAVTSIGCLSRRGTYVLAPGFDPASTLQLIESERAETMLVVPTMILALLDHPDRTRHDLSSLRTVCSGAAPVPGQLVERTKSVWNCGFTILFGQTEINGVVCQTSLDDAVEDQANTLGKPLPHAEVKIVDPWLDKIMPLGEVGEICVRGYQTMRGYLGLVEDTAATLQEDGWLRTGDLGCMDERGYVRIAGRLKDMIVRGGMNLFPREIEDVIAQAPGVAAAVVIGVPDERWGEVVGAVITPSDPNRPPTPEELNSHCRRHLAAHKSPRHYYFTLTLPLTPTGKVQRFRLTEMVALRSLQAEPWTPEPAPTT, encoded by the coding sequence GTGCTCGTCGAGTCCTACTGGCCGGGGGACACCACCCAACCGCTGCTGGACGTCACCCTCTCCGACCTGCTGAGGGCCGCCGCGTCGACGTGTCCGGACCGAGTGGCTGTGGTCGAGGGCACGCCCGATCCGGAGACGCGCCGGCGATGGACCTATCGAGAGTTGTTGGCCGGTGCCGAACGAGTCGCGCGTTCTTTGCTGGCGCACTTCGAGCCCGGCGAGCGGGTCGCCGTCTATGCGGCCAACTGCCCCGAATGGCTGTTGCTGCAGCACGGCATGAGCCTGGCCGGCCTGCTGCTGGTGCCGCTCAACCCGGCCTACAAACGCGAGGAGGTGGCCGCGATCCTGAGCAGTTGCCAGGCTGCGGGGATCTTCTTCGGCCCGCCGTTTCGCGACAACGACCTGTCCGCGAACGTCGAAGCGACAGCGCTGCCACACCTACGGGTTCGCGTCCCGCTCAGCGAACTGGACGACTTCCTCGCCGATGCCCACGCAGCGACGACCCTGCCGGTCGTGTCCCCGGGGGATGCCCTGCAGGTGCAGTACACCTCCGGCACCACCGGTGTCCCCAAGGGCGCGGTGCTCCATCACCGCGGCGTGGTGAACACATCGCGATACGTCGCGCTGCGGGCCGGCTTCCGCGACGGCGGAGTGTGGTTGAACGCCATGCCGATGTTCCACATCGGCGGATCAGCGGTCACGTCGATCGGCTGCCTGTCGCGCCGCGGGACCTACGTGCTGGCACCGGGATTCGACCCGGCCTCGACCCTGCAACTGATCGAGAGCGAACGCGCCGAGACCATGCTGGTCGTACCGACGATGATCCTCGCTCTGCTGGACCATCCCGACCGGACCAGGCACGACCTTTCCAGTCTGCGGACCGTGTGCTCCGGTGCCGCACCCGTTCCGGGACAGTTGGTGGAACGGACCAAGTCGGTTTGGAACTGCGGATTCACGATCCTGTTCGGGCAGACCGAGATCAACGGCGTCGTCTGCCAGACCAGTCTTGACGATGCTGTCGAGGACCAGGCGAACACTCTGGGCAAGCCGCTGCCGCACGCCGAGGTGAAGATCGTCGATCCGTGGCTGGACAAGATCATGCCGCTCGGTGAGGTGGGCGAGATCTGCGTCCGCGGCTACCAGACGATGCGTGGCTATCTGGGCCTCGTCGAGGACACTGCCGCGACATTGCAGGAAGACGGTTGGCTTCGCACCGGCGACCTGGGTTGCATGGACGAGCGGGGATACGTGCGGATCGCAGGCCGGTTGAAGGACATGATCGTGCGCGGCGGCATGAACCTGTTCCCGCGCGAGATCGAGGACGTAATTGCCCAAGCGCCCGGCGTCGCTGCGGCCGTGGTCATCGGTGTCCCGGACGAACGCTGGGGCGAAGTCGTCGGAGCGGTGATCACCCCGTCAGATCCGAACCGGCCGCCCACCCCGGAAGAGCTGAACTCCCACTGCCGTCGGCATCTGGCGGCACACAAGTCCCCGCGGCATTACTACTTCACCCTCACGCTGCCCCTGACGCCGACAGGGAAGGTTCAGCGCTTCCGGCTCACCGAGATGGTGGCTCTGCGCAGCCTGCAGGCCGAACCGTGGACGCCGGAGCCCGCGCCGACGACTTGA
- a CDS encoding STAS domain-containing protein, giving the protein MTDSALSTDSPLVDRAQGRPYRDRSPASGRQDESVRLAGVFDRAGGDLLQAAAQRWRTVCPLVPFAATAHVDMSDVTKLDPAGFGLLNEVYRQAHDSGWAFRVTPPADLDARLGFLRAVVDRNLEWA; this is encoded by the coding sequence ATGACTGACTCAGCGCTGTCCACCGATTCACCACTCGTCGACCGCGCGCAGGGTCGCCCCTATCGCGACCGGTCTCCCGCCTCGGGCCGGCAGGACGAATCGGTCCGGTTGGCCGGAGTTTTCGACCGTGCCGGCGGCGACCTGCTGCAGGCCGCCGCGCAGCGTTGGCGCACCGTCTGTCCGCTCGTTCCGTTCGCGGCGACCGCGCATGTCGACATGAGCGACGTGACGAAGCTCGATCCGGCCGGGTTCGGGCTGCTCAACGAGGTGTACCGACAAGCGCACGATTCTGGTTGGGCGTTCCGGGTCACCCCACCTGCGGATCTGGACGCGCGCCTGGGATTCCTGCGCGCAGTGGTCGACAGGAACCTGGAGTGGGCCTGA